In Peromyscus maniculatus bairdii isolate BWxNUB_F1_BW_parent chromosome 21, HU_Pman_BW_mat_3.1, whole genome shotgun sequence, one DNA window encodes the following:
- the LOC102928864 gene encoding glutathione S-transferase-like translates to MTGKPVLHYFNGRGRMESIRWLLAAAGVEFEEELFESREEFEKLIQGGALMYEQVPMVEIDGMNLVQTRAILRYIAAKYDLYGRNLQEQAWIDMYVEGLRDLSDMIMFFPLSLPEEKEINLEYILQRATTRFFPVYEKALRDHRQDFLVGNRLSWADVQLLEVILMVEECKANALAGFPLLQEFKVRTSQLPTINRFLQPGSQRKPPLDDESIETAKNIFKFEHGMFLKNMSTIVAEY, encoded by the exons ATGACTGGGAAGCCCGTGCTTCACTACTTCAATGGAAGAGGCAGGATGGAGTCCATCCGGTGGCTCCTGGCTGCAGCTGGAGTGGAG TTTGAAGAAGAACTTTTTGAAAGCCGTGAAGAATTTGAGAAGTTAATCCAAG GTGGAGCCCTGATGTATGAACAAGTGCCCATGGTTGAAATCGATGGAATGAATTTGGTGCAAACGAGAGCCATCTTAAGATACATAGCTGCAAAGTACGACTTGTATGGAAGAAACCTGCAAGAACAGGCCTG GATTGATATGTATGTAGAAGGCTTGAGGGACCTGAGTGACATGATTATGTTCTTTCCACTCTCTCTGCCGGAAGAGAAGGAGATAAATCTTGAATACATCCTCCAACGAGCCACGACAAGATTTTTCCCTGTTTATGAGAAG GCCCTCAGAGACCACCGGCAAGATTTTCTTGTGGGCAATCGGCTGAGCTGGGCGGATGTGCAGCTCCTGGAAGTCATCTTAATGGTTGAAGAGTGCAAAGCCAATGCTCTGGCAGGCTTCCCTCTGCTGCAG GAATTCAAGGTTAGAACCAGCCAACTCCCTACAATTAACAGATTTCTTCaacctggaagccagaggaagcctcCGTTGGATGATGAATCTATTGAGACTGCGAAGAACATATTCAAATTTGAACATGGCATGTTTCTTAAAAACATGAGCACTATAGTAGCTGAATACTAA